One window of Triticum dicoccoides isolate Atlit2015 ecotype Zavitan chromosome 5A, WEW_v2.0, whole genome shotgun sequence genomic DNA carries:
- the LOC119302601 gene encoding uncharacterized protein LOC119302601 isoform X3, translating into MALLALRLGHSSLHPAPPLRRQRQRLVVSCSSVSDGGAAVVWFKHDLRLDDHPGLVAACAEPRRPVVPLYVFDSRILAGYSDTRLELLLFALKDLKLALKSQRSDLLIGLGNAEDAVLKLANEVQAGVIYTEEEVEQCVCSVLANVESSLSNGSFTRGNPPEIKFWSAPLYDYKSLRQLSTSRNQFLNEKFSTTTALPAPTLPTLNVELDTGSLPTLEELKVFLKESRMAQDNWVPIKSTSARSILKAALIQRKIKSNVSLSDGDGGNIEDITTSAGASGRKIAGSMFASESSLEVRGGTDITLDALDAYLKYLEGTGKASWQELHDKVRFAETRDGASFRTLFGNAIQLGVISRRRAYQETIQYERDRNAGFLSPFGYSTPTVTSAVDAICSLEWYWLLALKSQVSIEGNYPLKFWRWKGYLIQFYWQYTSVGHEGPAVLLVHGFGASLQHFRDNISNIADEGHRVWAITLLGFGKSEKPNVDYSELLWSELLRDFIVDVVRDPVHLVGNSIGGYICAIAAGLWPSLANSLVLLNSAGSVVPNYSFIPLSKEGRTSWLSRLQARLLLLFLRSRAGGILKGYYPTRTERVDKPLVDEIIRASYDPGATTVIESIFNFNLSIPLNFLFDSFGGNVLVIQGMKDPLTKSESFISMLRDHCSKVQIRELNAGHAPHDEVPDEVNSLLSEWMETNKTELKAALEKSKAI; encoded by the exons ATGGCACTTCTCGCGCTCCGCCTCGGCCACAGCAGCCTCCACCCCGCCCCGCCGCTCCGCCGCCAGCGCCAGCGCCTCGTCGTCTCCTGCAGCTCCGTGAGCGACGGGGGCGCGGCGGTGGTGTGGTTCAAGCATGACCTCCGCCTCGACGACCACCCGGGCCTCGTCGCCGCCTgcgccgagccccgccgccccgtCGTGCCCCTCTACGTCTTCGACAGCCGCATCCTCGCCG GTTACTCAGACACGAGGCTGGAGCTGCTACTTTTTGCTTTGAAAGACCTTAAGTTGGCGTTGAAGTCTCAACGGTCTGATCTGCTCATAGGCTTGGGAAATGCTGAAGATGCTGTTCTGAAACTCGCAAATGAG GTACAAGCGGGTGTCATTTATACAGAAGAGGAAGTTGAACAGTGTGTGTGCAGTGTTTTAGCCAATGTTGAATCTTCTTTGTCTAATGGATCGTTCACACGGGGAAACCCTCCTGAGATCAAGTTCTGGAGTGCCCCGTTGTATGACTATAAG AGTTTGAGGCAACTGTCAACATCACGCAACCAATTTTTGAATGAGAAATTCTCGACAACTACAGCTCTCCCTGCCCCAACTCTTCCTACTCTAAATGTGGAGTTAGACACAG GTTCTCTACCCACACTTGAAGAACTAAAGGTATTCCTGAAAGAGAGTAGAATGGCACAAGATAATTGGGTTCCTATCAAGAGCACGTCAGCAAGATCTATTCTAAAAGCCGCCCTCATTCAGAGGAAGATTAAAAGTAATGTTTCCTTAAGTGATGGCGATGGAGGAAACATAGAAGATATCACCACAAGTGCTGGTGCATCAGGGAGGAAAATAGCAGGTTCAATGTTTGCATCGGAAAGTTCACTTGAAGTTAGAGGTGGAACAGATATTACTCTGGATGCTTTAGATGCTTACCTGAAATACCTAGAAGGCACAGGAAAGGCTAGTTGGCAAGA GTTGCATGATAAGGTGCGCTTTGCTGAAACCAGGGATGGTGCTTCGTTTCGCACGTTATTTGGTAATGCAATTCAGCTTGGAGTCATATCTAGGAGGAGAGCTTACCAAGAAACTATTCAATATGAGAGAGATCGCAATGCTGGCTTTCTATCACCGTTTGGATACTCAACCCCTACAGTGACATCAGCAGTAGATGCTATCTGTTCATTGGAG TGGTACTGGCTCTTGGCATTGAAATCCCAAGTATCCATTGAGGGAAATTATCCTTTAAAGTTTTGGAGATGGAAGGGTTATCTTATACAG TTTTATTGGCAGTATACATCTGTTGGCCATGAAGGTCCTGCAGTTCTTCTTGTGCACGGCTTTGGAGCTTCCTTGCAGCACTTTCGTGATAATATCAGCAACATTGCTGATGAAGGACACCGAGTTTGGGCAATTACCCTTCTTGGCTTTGGGAAATCAGAGAAACCAAATGTTGACTATTCAGAACTTCTGTGGTCAGAATTACTGAGGGACTTCATTGTTGATGTTGTGAGGGATCCTGTTCATCTTGTAGGCAACTCTATTGGAG GTTATATCTGCGCTATTGCTGCTGGCTTATGGCCTTCCCTTGCAAATTCTCTTGTTCTTCTGAACTCAGCTGGTTCAGTTGTTCCAAATTACTCCTTCATCCCATTGAGTAAA GAAGGACGAACCTCATGGCTTTCAAGGTTGCAGGCACGCCTCCTTTTGCTCTTTTTGAGGTCAAGGGCAGGAGGCATTCTCAAGGGATACTATCCTACT AGAACTGAACGGGTTGACAAGCCACTCGTGGATGAGATTATAAGGGCT TCATATGACCCTGGTGCGACAACAGTTATTGAGAGCATATTCAACTTCAATCTTTCAATTCCTCTTAATTTTCTATTTGATTCTTTTGGAGGTAACGTCTTGGTTATTCAG GGAATGAAAGATCCGCTTACAAAATCCGAGTCATTCATTTCCATGCTTAGAGATCATTGCAGCAAGGTCCAGATTAGAGAGTTAAATGCAG GTCATGCTCCGCACGATGAAGTTCCTGATGAAGTGAACTCCTTACTGTCTGAATGGATGGAAACGAACAAGACTGAACTTAAGGCAGCTTTGGAGAAGTCCAAGGCAATTTAG
- the LOC119302601 gene encoding uncharacterized protein LOC119302601 isoform X2, with protein sequence MALLALRLGHSSLHPAPPLRRQRQRLVVSCSSVSDGGAAVVWFKHDLRLDDHPGLVAACAEPRRPVVPLYVFDSRILAGYSDTRLELLLFALKDLKLALKSQRSDLLIGLGNAEDAVLKLANEVQAGVIYTEEEVEQCVCSVLANVESSLSNGSFTRGNPPEIKFWSAPLYDYKSLRQLSTSRNQFLNEKFSTTTALPAPTLPTLNVELDTGSLPTLEELKVFLKESRMAQDNWVPIKSTSARSILKAALIQRKIKSNVSLSDGDGGNIEDITTSAGASGRKIAGSMFASESSLEVRGGTDITLDALDAYLKYLEGTGKASWQELHDKVRFAETRDGASFRTLFGNAIQLGVISRRRAYQETIQYERDRNAGFLSPFGYSTPTVTSAVDAICSLEWYWLLALKSQVSIEGNYPLKFWRWKGYLIQYTSVGHEGPAVLLVHGFGASLQHFRDNISNIADEGHRVWAITLLGFGKSEKPNVDYSELLWSELLRDFIVDVVRDPVHLVGNSIGGYICAIAAGLWPSLANSLVLLNSAGSVVPNYSFIPLSKTQRLFLTFVMEAFTTLMANIFQEGRTSWLSRLQARLLLLFLRSRAGGILKGYYPTRTERVDKPLVDEIIRASYDPGATTVIESIFNFNLSIPLNFLFDSFGGNVLVIQGMKDPLTKSESFISMLRDHCSKVQIRELNAGHAPHDEVPDEVNSLLSEWMETNKTELKAALEKSKAI encoded by the exons ATGGCACTTCTCGCGCTCCGCCTCGGCCACAGCAGCCTCCACCCCGCCCCGCCGCTCCGCCGCCAGCGCCAGCGCCTCGTCGTCTCCTGCAGCTCCGTGAGCGACGGGGGCGCGGCGGTGGTGTGGTTCAAGCATGACCTCCGCCTCGACGACCACCCGGGCCTCGTCGCCGCCTgcgccgagccccgccgccccgtCGTGCCCCTCTACGTCTTCGACAGCCGCATCCTCGCCG GTTACTCAGACACGAGGCTGGAGCTGCTACTTTTTGCTTTGAAAGACCTTAAGTTGGCGTTGAAGTCTCAACGGTCTGATCTGCTCATAGGCTTGGGAAATGCTGAAGATGCTGTTCTGAAACTCGCAAATGAG GTACAAGCGGGTGTCATTTATACAGAAGAGGAAGTTGAACAGTGTGTGTGCAGTGTTTTAGCCAATGTTGAATCTTCTTTGTCTAATGGATCGTTCACACGGGGAAACCCTCCTGAGATCAAGTTCTGGAGTGCCCCGTTGTATGACTATAAG AGTTTGAGGCAACTGTCAACATCACGCAACCAATTTTTGAATGAGAAATTCTCGACAACTACAGCTCTCCCTGCCCCAACTCTTCCTACTCTAAATGTGGAGTTAGACACAG GTTCTCTACCCACACTTGAAGAACTAAAGGTATTCCTGAAAGAGAGTAGAATGGCACAAGATAATTGGGTTCCTATCAAGAGCACGTCAGCAAGATCTATTCTAAAAGCCGCCCTCATTCAGAGGAAGATTAAAAGTAATGTTTCCTTAAGTGATGGCGATGGAGGAAACATAGAAGATATCACCACAAGTGCTGGTGCATCAGGGAGGAAAATAGCAGGTTCAATGTTTGCATCGGAAAGTTCACTTGAAGTTAGAGGTGGAACAGATATTACTCTGGATGCTTTAGATGCTTACCTGAAATACCTAGAAGGCACAGGAAAGGCTAGTTGGCAAGA GTTGCATGATAAGGTGCGCTTTGCTGAAACCAGGGATGGTGCTTCGTTTCGCACGTTATTTGGTAATGCAATTCAGCTTGGAGTCATATCTAGGAGGAGAGCTTACCAAGAAACTATTCAATATGAGAGAGATCGCAATGCTGGCTTTCTATCACCGTTTGGATACTCAACCCCTACAGTGACATCAGCAGTAGATGCTATCTGTTCATTGGAG TGGTACTGGCTCTTGGCATTGAAATCCCAAGTATCCATTGAGGGAAATTATCCTTTAAAGTTTTGGAGATGGAAGGGTTATCTTATACAG TATACATCTGTTGGCCATGAAGGTCCTGCAGTTCTTCTTGTGCACGGCTTTGGAGCTTCCTTGCAGCACTTTCGTGATAATATCAGCAACATTGCTGATGAAGGACACCGAGTTTGGGCAATTACCCTTCTTGGCTTTGGGAAATCAGAGAAACCAAATGTTGACTATTCAGAACTTCTGTGGTCAGAATTACTGAGGGACTTCATTGTTGATGTTGTGAGGGATCCTGTTCATCTTGTAGGCAACTCTATTGGAG GTTATATCTGCGCTATTGCTGCTGGCTTATGGCCTTCCCTTGCAAATTCTCTTGTTCTTCTGAACTCAGCTGGTTCAGTTGTTCCAAATTACTCCTTCATCCCATTGAGTAAA ACGCAACGTTTGTTTCTTACTTTTGTTATGGAAGCATTCACAACTCTGATGGCAAATATATTTCAG GAAGGACGAACCTCATGGCTTTCAAGGTTGCAGGCACGCCTCCTTTTGCTCTTTTTGAGGTCAAGGGCAGGAGGCATTCTCAAGGGATACTATCCTACT AGAACTGAACGGGTTGACAAGCCACTCGTGGATGAGATTATAAGGGCT TCATATGACCCTGGTGCGACAACAGTTATTGAGAGCATATTCAACTTCAATCTTTCAATTCCTCTTAATTTTCTATTTGATTCTTTTGGAGGTAACGTCTTGGTTATTCAG GGAATGAAAGATCCGCTTACAAAATCCGAGTCATTCATTTCCATGCTTAGAGATCATTGCAGCAAGGTCCAGATTAGAGAGTTAAATGCAG GTCATGCTCCGCACGATGAAGTTCCTGATGAAGTGAACTCCTTACTGTCTGAATGGATGGAAACGAACAAGACTGAACTTAAGGCAGCTTTGGAGAAGTCCAAGGCAATTTAG
- the LOC119302601 gene encoding uncharacterized protein LOC119302601 isoform X5, which produces MRSLCKVQAGVIYTEEEVEQCVCSVLANVESSLSNGSFTRGNPPEIKFWSAPLYDYKSLRQLSTSRNQFLNEKFSTTTALPAPTLPTLNVELDTGSLPTLEELKVFLKESRMAQDNWVPIKSTSARSILKAALIQRKIKSNVSLSDGDGGNIEDITTSAGASGRKIAGSMFASESSLEVRGGTDITLDALDAYLKYLEGTGKASWQELHDKVRFAETRDGASFRTLFGNAIQLGVISRRRAYQETIQYERDRNAGFLSPFGYSTPTVTSAVDAICSLEWYWLLALKSQVSIEGNYPLKFWRWKGYLIQFYWQYTSVGHEGPAVLLVHGFGASLQHFRDNISNIADEGHRVWAITLLGFGKSEKPNVDYSELLWSELLRDFIVDVVRDPVHLVGNSIGGYICAIAAGLWPSLANSLVLLNSAGSVVPNYSFIPLSKTQRLFLTFVMEAFTTLMANIFQEGRTSWLSRLQARLLLLFLRSRAGGILKGYYPTRTERVDKPLVDEIIRASYDPGATTVIESIFNFNLSIPLNFLFDSFGGNVLVIQGMKDPLTKSESFISMLRDHCSKVQIRELNAGHAPHDEVPDEVNSLLSEWMETNKTELKAALEKSKAI; this is translated from the exons ATGAGGTCGCTATGCAAG GTACAAGCGGGTGTCATTTATACAGAAGAGGAAGTTGAACAGTGTGTGTGCAGTGTTTTAGCCAATGTTGAATCTTCTTTGTCTAATGGATCGTTCACACGGGGAAACCCTCCTGAGATCAAGTTCTGGAGTGCCCCGTTGTATGACTATAAG AGTTTGAGGCAACTGTCAACATCACGCAACCAATTTTTGAATGAGAAATTCTCGACAACTACAGCTCTCCCTGCCCCAACTCTTCCTACTCTAAATGTGGAGTTAGACACAG GTTCTCTACCCACACTTGAAGAACTAAAGGTATTCCTGAAAGAGAGTAGAATGGCACAAGATAATTGGGTTCCTATCAAGAGCACGTCAGCAAGATCTATTCTAAAAGCCGCCCTCATTCAGAGGAAGATTAAAAGTAATGTTTCCTTAAGTGATGGCGATGGAGGAAACATAGAAGATATCACCACAAGTGCTGGTGCATCAGGGAGGAAAATAGCAGGTTCAATGTTTGCATCGGAAAGTTCACTTGAAGTTAGAGGTGGAACAGATATTACTCTGGATGCTTTAGATGCTTACCTGAAATACCTAGAAGGCACAGGAAAGGCTAGTTGGCAAGA GTTGCATGATAAGGTGCGCTTTGCTGAAACCAGGGATGGTGCTTCGTTTCGCACGTTATTTGGTAATGCAATTCAGCTTGGAGTCATATCTAGGAGGAGAGCTTACCAAGAAACTATTCAATATGAGAGAGATCGCAATGCTGGCTTTCTATCACCGTTTGGATACTCAACCCCTACAGTGACATCAGCAGTAGATGCTATCTGTTCATTGGAG TGGTACTGGCTCTTGGCATTGAAATCCCAAGTATCCATTGAGGGAAATTATCCTTTAAAGTTTTGGAGATGGAAGGGTTATCTTATACAG TTTTATTGGCAGTATACATCTGTTGGCCATGAAGGTCCTGCAGTTCTTCTTGTGCACGGCTTTGGAGCTTCCTTGCAGCACTTTCGTGATAATATCAGCAACATTGCTGATGAAGGACACCGAGTTTGGGCAATTACCCTTCTTGGCTTTGGGAAATCAGAGAAACCAAATGTTGACTATTCAGAACTTCTGTGGTCAGAATTACTGAGGGACTTCATTGTTGATGTTGTGAGGGATCCTGTTCATCTTGTAGGCAACTCTATTGGAG GTTATATCTGCGCTATTGCTGCTGGCTTATGGCCTTCCCTTGCAAATTCTCTTGTTCTTCTGAACTCAGCTGGTTCAGTTGTTCCAAATTACTCCTTCATCCCATTGAGTAAA ACGCAACGTTTGTTTCTTACTTTTGTTATGGAAGCATTCACAACTCTGATGGCAAATATATTTCAG GAAGGACGAACCTCATGGCTTTCAAGGTTGCAGGCACGCCTCCTTTTGCTCTTTTTGAGGTCAAGGGCAGGAGGCATTCTCAAGGGATACTATCCTACT AGAACTGAACGGGTTGACAAGCCACTCGTGGATGAGATTATAAGGGCT TCATATGACCCTGGTGCGACAACAGTTATTGAGAGCATATTCAACTTCAATCTTTCAATTCCTCTTAATTTTCTATTTGATTCTTTTGGAGGTAACGTCTTGGTTATTCAG GGAATGAAAGATCCGCTTACAAAATCCGAGTCATTCATTTCCATGCTTAGAGATCATTGCAGCAAGGTCCAGATTAGAGAGTTAAATGCAG GTCATGCTCCGCACGATGAAGTTCCTGATGAAGTGAACTCCTTACTGTCTGAATGGATGGAAACGAACAAGACTGAACTTAAGGCAGCTTTGGAGAAGTCCAAGGCAATTTAG
- the LOC119302601 gene encoding uncharacterized protein LOC119302601 isoform X1 encodes MALLALRLGHSSLHPAPPLRRQRQRLVVSCSSVSDGGAAVVWFKHDLRLDDHPGLVAACAEPRRPVVPLYVFDSRILAGYSDTRLELLLFALKDLKLALKSQRSDLLIGLGNAEDAVLKLANEVQAGVIYTEEEVEQCVCSVLANVESSLSNGSFTRGNPPEIKFWSAPLYDYKSLRQLSTSRNQFLNEKFSTTTALPAPTLPTLNVELDTGSLPTLEELKVFLKESRMAQDNWVPIKSTSARSILKAALIQRKIKSNVSLSDGDGGNIEDITTSAGASGRKIAGSMFASESSLEVRGGTDITLDALDAYLKYLEGTGKASWQELHDKVRFAETRDGASFRTLFGNAIQLGVISRRRAYQETIQYERDRNAGFLSPFGYSTPTVTSAVDAICSLEWYWLLALKSQVSIEGNYPLKFWRWKGYLIQFYWQYTSVGHEGPAVLLVHGFGASLQHFRDNISNIADEGHRVWAITLLGFGKSEKPNVDYSELLWSELLRDFIVDVVRDPVHLVGNSIGGYICAIAAGLWPSLANSLVLLNSAGSVVPNYSFIPLSKTQRLFLTFVMEAFTTLMANIFQEGRTSWLSRLQARLLLLFLRSRAGGILKGYYPTRTERVDKPLVDEIIRASYDPGATTVIESIFNFNLSIPLNFLFDSFGGNVLVIQGMKDPLTKSESFISMLRDHCSKVQIRELNAGHAPHDEVPDEVNSLLSEWMETNKTELKAALEKSKAI; translated from the exons ATGGCACTTCTCGCGCTCCGCCTCGGCCACAGCAGCCTCCACCCCGCCCCGCCGCTCCGCCGCCAGCGCCAGCGCCTCGTCGTCTCCTGCAGCTCCGTGAGCGACGGGGGCGCGGCGGTGGTGTGGTTCAAGCATGACCTCCGCCTCGACGACCACCCGGGCCTCGTCGCCGCCTgcgccgagccccgccgccccgtCGTGCCCCTCTACGTCTTCGACAGCCGCATCCTCGCCG GTTACTCAGACACGAGGCTGGAGCTGCTACTTTTTGCTTTGAAAGACCTTAAGTTGGCGTTGAAGTCTCAACGGTCTGATCTGCTCATAGGCTTGGGAAATGCTGAAGATGCTGTTCTGAAACTCGCAAATGAG GTACAAGCGGGTGTCATTTATACAGAAGAGGAAGTTGAACAGTGTGTGTGCAGTGTTTTAGCCAATGTTGAATCTTCTTTGTCTAATGGATCGTTCACACGGGGAAACCCTCCTGAGATCAAGTTCTGGAGTGCCCCGTTGTATGACTATAAG AGTTTGAGGCAACTGTCAACATCACGCAACCAATTTTTGAATGAGAAATTCTCGACAACTACAGCTCTCCCTGCCCCAACTCTTCCTACTCTAAATGTGGAGTTAGACACAG GTTCTCTACCCACACTTGAAGAACTAAAGGTATTCCTGAAAGAGAGTAGAATGGCACAAGATAATTGGGTTCCTATCAAGAGCACGTCAGCAAGATCTATTCTAAAAGCCGCCCTCATTCAGAGGAAGATTAAAAGTAATGTTTCCTTAAGTGATGGCGATGGAGGAAACATAGAAGATATCACCACAAGTGCTGGTGCATCAGGGAGGAAAATAGCAGGTTCAATGTTTGCATCGGAAAGTTCACTTGAAGTTAGAGGTGGAACAGATATTACTCTGGATGCTTTAGATGCTTACCTGAAATACCTAGAAGGCACAGGAAAGGCTAGTTGGCAAGA GTTGCATGATAAGGTGCGCTTTGCTGAAACCAGGGATGGTGCTTCGTTTCGCACGTTATTTGGTAATGCAATTCAGCTTGGAGTCATATCTAGGAGGAGAGCTTACCAAGAAACTATTCAATATGAGAGAGATCGCAATGCTGGCTTTCTATCACCGTTTGGATACTCAACCCCTACAGTGACATCAGCAGTAGATGCTATCTGTTCATTGGAG TGGTACTGGCTCTTGGCATTGAAATCCCAAGTATCCATTGAGGGAAATTATCCTTTAAAGTTTTGGAGATGGAAGGGTTATCTTATACAG TTTTATTGGCAGTATACATCTGTTGGCCATGAAGGTCCTGCAGTTCTTCTTGTGCACGGCTTTGGAGCTTCCTTGCAGCACTTTCGTGATAATATCAGCAACATTGCTGATGAAGGACACCGAGTTTGGGCAATTACCCTTCTTGGCTTTGGGAAATCAGAGAAACCAAATGTTGACTATTCAGAACTTCTGTGGTCAGAATTACTGAGGGACTTCATTGTTGATGTTGTGAGGGATCCTGTTCATCTTGTAGGCAACTCTATTGGAG GTTATATCTGCGCTATTGCTGCTGGCTTATGGCCTTCCCTTGCAAATTCTCTTGTTCTTCTGAACTCAGCTGGTTCAGTTGTTCCAAATTACTCCTTCATCCCATTGAGTAAA ACGCAACGTTTGTTTCTTACTTTTGTTATGGAAGCATTCACAACTCTGATGGCAAATATATTTCAG GAAGGACGAACCTCATGGCTTTCAAGGTTGCAGGCACGCCTCCTTTTGCTCTTTTTGAGGTCAAGGGCAGGAGGCATTCTCAAGGGATACTATCCTACT AGAACTGAACGGGTTGACAAGCCACTCGTGGATGAGATTATAAGGGCT TCATATGACCCTGGTGCGACAACAGTTATTGAGAGCATATTCAACTTCAATCTTTCAATTCCTCTTAATTTTCTATTTGATTCTTTTGGAGGTAACGTCTTGGTTATTCAG GGAATGAAAGATCCGCTTACAAAATCCGAGTCATTCATTTCCATGCTTAGAGATCATTGCAGCAAGGTCCAGATTAGAGAGTTAAATGCAG GTCATGCTCCGCACGATGAAGTTCCTGATGAAGTGAACTCCTTACTGTCTGAATGGATGGAAACGAACAAGACTGAACTTAAGGCAGCTTTGGAGAAGTCCAAGGCAATTTAG
- the LOC119302601 gene encoding uncharacterized protein LOC119302601 isoform X4, with protein MALLALRLGHSSLHPAPPLRRQRQRLVVSCSSVSDGGAAVVWFKHDLRLDDHPGLVAACAEPRRPVVPLYVFDSRILAGYSDTRLELLLFALKDLKLALKSQRSDLLIGLGNAEDAVLKLANEVQAGVIYTEEEVEQCVCSVLANVESSLSNGSFTRGNPPEIKFWSAPLYDYKSLRQLSTSRNQFLNEKFSTTTALPAPTLPTLNVELDTGSLPTLEELKVFLKESRMAQDNWVPIKSTSARSILKAALIQRKIKSNVSLSDGDGGNIEDITTSAGASGRKIAGSMFASESSLEVRGGTDITLDALDAYLKYLEGTGKASWQELHDKVRFAETRDGASFRTLFGNAIQLGVISRRRAYQETIQYERDRNAGFLSPFGYSTPTVTSAVDAICSLEWYWLLALKSQVSIEGNYPLKFWRWKGYLIQYTSVGHEGPAVLLVHGFGASLQHFRDNISNIADEGHRVWAITLLGFGKSEKPNVDYSELLWSELLRDFIVDVVRDPVHLVGNSIGGYICAIAAGLWPSLANSLVLLNSAGSVVPNYSFIPLSKEGRTSWLSRLQARLLLLFLRSRAGGILKGYYPTRTERVDKPLVDEIIRASYDPGATTVIESIFNFNLSIPLNFLFDSFGGNVLVIQGMKDPLTKSESFISMLRDHCSKVQIRELNAGHAPHDEVPDEVNSLLSEWMETNKTELKAALEKSKAI; from the exons ATGGCACTTCTCGCGCTCCGCCTCGGCCACAGCAGCCTCCACCCCGCCCCGCCGCTCCGCCGCCAGCGCCAGCGCCTCGTCGTCTCCTGCAGCTCCGTGAGCGACGGGGGCGCGGCGGTGGTGTGGTTCAAGCATGACCTCCGCCTCGACGACCACCCGGGCCTCGTCGCCGCCTgcgccgagccccgccgccccgtCGTGCCCCTCTACGTCTTCGACAGCCGCATCCTCGCCG GTTACTCAGACACGAGGCTGGAGCTGCTACTTTTTGCTTTGAAAGACCTTAAGTTGGCGTTGAAGTCTCAACGGTCTGATCTGCTCATAGGCTTGGGAAATGCTGAAGATGCTGTTCTGAAACTCGCAAATGAG GTACAAGCGGGTGTCATTTATACAGAAGAGGAAGTTGAACAGTGTGTGTGCAGTGTTTTAGCCAATGTTGAATCTTCTTTGTCTAATGGATCGTTCACACGGGGAAACCCTCCTGAGATCAAGTTCTGGAGTGCCCCGTTGTATGACTATAAG AGTTTGAGGCAACTGTCAACATCACGCAACCAATTTTTGAATGAGAAATTCTCGACAACTACAGCTCTCCCTGCCCCAACTCTTCCTACTCTAAATGTGGAGTTAGACACAG GTTCTCTACCCACACTTGAAGAACTAAAGGTATTCCTGAAAGAGAGTAGAATGGCACAAGATAATTGGGTTCCTATCAAGAGCACGTCAGCAAGATCTATTCTAAAAGCCGCCCTCATTCAGAGGAAGATTAAAAGTAATGTTTCCTTAAGTGATGGCGATGGAGGAAACATAGAAGATATCACCACAAGTGCTGGTGCATCAGGGAGGAAAATAGCAGGTTCAATGTTTGCATCGGAAAGTTCACTTGAAGTTAGAGGTGGAACAGATATTACTCTGGATGCTTTAGATGCTTACCTGAAATACCTAGAAGGCACAGGAAAGGCTAGTTGGCAAGA GTTGCATGATAAGGTGCGCTTTGCTGAAACCAGGGATGGTGCTTCGTTTCGCACGTTATTTGGTAATGCAATTCAGCTTGGAGTCATATCTAGGAGGAGAGCTTACCAAGAAACTATTCAATATGAGAGAGATCGCAATGCTGGCTTTCTATCACCGTTTGGATACTCAACCCCTACAGTGACATCAGCAGTAGATGCTATCTGTTCATTGGAG TGGTACTGGCTCTTGGCATTGAAATCCCAAGTATCCATTGAGGGAAATTATCCTTTAAAGTTTTGGAGATGGAAGGGTTATCTTATACAG TATACATCTGTTGGCCATGAAGGTCCTGCAGTTCTTCTTGTGCACGGCTTTGGAGCTTCCTTGCAGCACTTTCGTGATAATATCAGCAACATTGCTGATGAAGGACACCGAGTTTGGGCAATTACCCTTCTTGGCTTTGGGAAATCAGAGAAACCAAATGTTGACTATTCAGAACTTCTGTGGTCAGAATTACTGAGGGACTTCATTGTTGATGTTGTGAGGGATCCTGTTCATCTTGTAGGCAACTCTATTGGAG GTTATATCTGCGCTATTGCTGCTGGCTTATGGCCTTCCCTTGCAAATTCTCTTGTTCTTCTGAACTCAGCTGGTTCAGTTGTTCCAAATTACTCCTTCATCCCATTGAGTAAA GAAGGACGAACCTCATGGCTTTCAAGGTTGCAGGCACGCCTCCTTTTGCTCTTTTTGAGGTCAAGGGCAGGAGGCATTCTCAAGGGATACTATCCTACT AGAACTGAACGGGTTGACAAGCCACTCGTGGATGAGATTATAAGGGCT TCATATGACCCTGGTGCGACAACAGTTATTGAGAGCATATTCAACTTCAATCTTTCAATTCCTCTTAATTTTCTATTTGATTCTTTTGGAGGTAACGTCTTGGTTATTCAG GGAATGAAAGATCCGCTTACAAAATCCGAGTCATTCATTTCCATGCTTAGAGATCATTGCAGCAAGGTCCAGATTAGAGAGTTAAATGCAG GTCATGCTCCGCACGATGAAGTTCCTGATGAAGTGAACTCCTTACTGTCTGAATGGATGGAAACGAACAAGACTGAACTTAAGGCAGCTTTGGAGAAGTCCAAGGCAATTTAG